From Dethiosulfovibrio salsuginis, the proteins below share one genomic window:
- a CDS encoding precorrin-8X methylmutase, with protein sequence MYKRFMAPSDIEAKSFRILQEKMGRFQGTEEELAIVTRVAHATADVDFGKSLYIHPKAIESAIAALKAGKPVITDVEMVRAGIRKEGLSRLGGEVLTFLNDPDVAEMAKATENATRSQMAMRKAVAHMDGAIVAIGNAPTALFEVIDRIKSKDVRPAVVIGMPIGFVGAAESHQELMDLDYPSITAPGPKGGSPVAAATVNALIKLALGE encoded by the coding sequence ATGTATAAGAGATTTATGGCTCCATCGGACATAGAGGCAAAGAGCTTCAGGATACTTCAGGAGAAGATGGGCCGCTTCCAGGGCACCGAGGAGGAACTGGCTATAGTGACCAGGGTCGCCCACGCCACCGCCGATGTGGACTTCGGGAAGAGCCTCTATATCCACCCTAAAGCGATAGAGTCGGCCATAGCGGCCCTCAAGGCAGGGAAGCCTGTAATAACCGACGTGGAGATGGTGAGAGCGGGCATAAGAAAGGAAGGGCTATCAAGGCTGGGAGGGGAGGTACTGACCTTCCTAAACGACCCAGACGTGGCGGAGATGGCAAAGGCCACGGAGAACGCCACTAGGTCCCAGATGGCCATGAGAAAGGCGGTTGCCCACATGGACGGCGCCATCGTTGCCATAGGCAACGCCCCTACCGCTCTTTTCGAGGTCATAGACAGGATAAAGTCGAAAGACGTCCGTCCTGCGGTGGTGATAGGTATGCCGATAGGATTCGTCGGAGCCGCCGAGTCCCATCAGGAGCTTATGGACCTAGACTATCCCTCCATAACCGCCCCAGGACCTAAAGGAGGGAGCCCCGTCGCCGCCGCCACGGTAAACGCCCTCATAAAGCTGGCCCTCGGAGAATGA
- the cbiD gene encoding cobalt-precorrin-5B (C(1))-methyltransferase CbiD produces MMDPLEKLGKVGDLQRGFTSGTSAQAAVKGAAIMAVTGVSVEYVEVTLPNGEDIEIPLTDLNAGPGWGSCCVVKRSGDDPDVTDGHRFCATVRVTDEEGVTLKGGVGVGKVTKQGLPVQPGEWAINPTPRRMMERDLSCLVPEGKGLEAMIWVPDGEELAKKTWNPRLGIEGGISIIGTTGVVEPKSTAAWEASIDLYVKVAAKEAGDGPMYLPLGYIGERLLSERYSIDLGKTVKTGDKVGYTLERCRAEGIKKALVVGHIGKLSKVAAGIFDTNYRSGDGRLETIAAWAGACGASAETVREILDLKLAEAAVAILQREGLDEALYHLARRSGERMADLLDQKMEIGVILTDLAGNVLSVWPEGLLEEERWKKFTS; encoded by the coding sequence ATGATGGACCCACTGGAAAAACTGGGCAAGGTGGGGGATCTCCAGAGGGGCTTCACCTCAGGTACCTCCGCCCAGGCGGCGGTGAAGGGAGCGGCCATCATGGCGGTGACCGGTGTGTCGGTGGAGTACGTGGAGGTTACTCTGCCAAACGGCGAGGACATAGAGATACCCTTAACCGACCTCAACGCCGGGCCAGGATGGGGGTCCTGTTGCGTGGTCAAGAGGTCCGGCGACGACCCGGACGTCACCGACGGCCACCGTTTCTGCGCCACGGTCAGGGTCACCGACGAAGAGGGAGTGACCTTAAAAGGCGGCGTAGGGGTCGGTAAGGTTACCAAGCAGGGCCTCCCTGTCCAGCCAGGAGAGTGGGCAATAAACCCCACCCCCAGGAGGATGATGGAACGTGACCTCTCGTGTCTGGTTCCCGAGGGCAAGGGGCTTGAGGCGATGATATGGGTCCCCGACGGCGAGGAGCTGGCAAAAAAGACCTGGAACCCCAGGCTCGGCATAGAGGGAGGCATCTCCATAATAGGGACCACCGGCGTTGTGGAACCTAAGTCCACCGCCGCCTGGGAGGCGTCAATAGACCTCTACGTTAAGGTGGCCGCAAAGGAGGCAGGTGACGGCCCGATGTACCTCCCTCTGGGCTATATCGGCGAGAGGCTGCTGTCGGAACGCTATTCCATCGACCTGGGCAAGACAGTCAAGACCGGAGACAAGGTAGGCTACACCCTGGAAAGGTGTCGGGCAGAGGGGATAAAAAAGGCCCTGGTGGTGGGGCATATAGGCAAGCTGTCCAAGGTCGCGGCGGGCATATTCGACACCAACTACCGCTCCGGCGACGGACGGCTGGAGACAATAGCCGCCTGGGCGGGAGCCTGTGGGGCATCCGCTGAGACCGTCAGGGAGATACTGGACCTCAAGCTCGCCGAGGCCGCGGTGGCCATTCTCCAAAGGGAGGGTCTGGACGAGGCACTTTACCACCTGGCCCGACGGTCCGGCGAGAGGATGGCGGACCTGCTGGACCAGAAGATGGAGATAGGTGTCATCCTGACGGACCTGGCGGGAAACGTCCTGAGCGTATGGCCCGAGGGCCTTTTGGAGGAAGAGCGATGGAAAAAGTTTACGTCGTAG
- the cbiE gene encoding precorrin-6y C5,15-methyltransferase (decarboxylating) subunit CbiE: MEKVYVVGVPPSMDYMIPLASRIIGSSHTLIGAPRLLDMFKDLKGKRLTPLQGGYGTCLEIIKNRAPEEKIAVLVSGDPCFYSLGTSLASAMPKEELEIVPAIGSMSLAFARLGLAWQDCVFLSFHGRADVDLDRAIKDPTRPVAVLTGGENGPSSVARAFLDAGPDRVCHVMSNLGMEGERIQPLTLSSLAKDSSDFPSLTVLVLEGLR; the protein is encoded by the coding sequence ATGGAAAAAGTTTACGTCGTAGGGGTTCCGCCGTCTATGGACTACATGATCCCCTTGGCCTCCAGGATCATAGGTTCGTCCCACACCCTCATAGGGGCCCCGAGGCTTCTGGATATGTTCAAGGACCTGAAGGGCAAAAGGCTGACCCCCCTCCAGGGAGGATACGGAACCTGCCTGGAGATCATAAAGAACAGGGCACCGGAGGAGAAAATCGCCGTTTTGGTCTCCGGGGATCCCTGTTTTTACAGCCTGGGGACCTCCCTGGCCTCGGCTATGCCAAAGGAGGAACTTGAGATCGTGCCGGCCATAGGGTCCATGTCCCTGGCCTTCGCAAGGCTTGGTCTGGCCTGGCAGGACTGCGTATTCCTGAGCTTTCACGGCAGGGCGGACGTCGATCTTGACCGGGCCATAAAGGATCCGACCAGGCCTGTGGCGGTGCTGACAGGGGGCGAGAACGGCCCTTCGTCGGTGGCCCGGGCCTTTTTGGACGCCGGGCCCGACAGGGTATGTCACGTCATGTCGAACCTAGGGATGGAGGGGGAAAGAATCCAGCCCCTTACCCTGTCCTCCCTGGCAAAAGACAGCAGTGATTTCCCCTCCCTGACGGTCTTGGTCCTGGAGGGCCTGAGATGA
- a CDS encoding methyltransferase domain-containing protein produces the protein MIGPYRDEDFARLPKVPLTKAPIRALVASLLQPLHGRTVGEVGTGTGGITSELARAVGPGRVYSMDPSKEAIEVATKNLSDLGLIQRVTLIPQGAPEGLSTVPTLDGLVVGGHGGDLRSIIAASLPKMSAGSRIVVTANMPSTAVEALETMEACSMAPEMWQITPSMGHKTGAGWMLKALNPVFVVWGDVPQDRSEIKESLL, from the coding sequence ATGATCGGGCCCTACAGGGACGAGGACTTCGCCAGGCTCCCTAAGGTCCCTCTGACCAAGGCCCCTATAAGGGCCCTGGTGGCGTCGCTGCTCCAGCCCCTCCACGGCCGTACCGTCGGGGAGGTCGGGACCGGCACAGGAGGGATCACCTCCGAGCTTGCCAGAGCTGTAGGCCCAGGAAGGGTCTACTCCATGGACCCGTCAAAAGAGGCCATAGAGGTGGCGACGAAGAACCTCTCCGATCTCGGCCTGATCCAGAGAGTCACCCTGATCCCCCAGGGCGCACCGGAGGGTCTGTCCACGGTCCCCACTCTGGACGGACTGGTCGTAGGGGGACATGGAGGGGACCTTAGGTCCATAATAGCCGCCTCGCTGCCTAAGATGTCCGCCGGATCGAGGATAGTGGTGACAGCCAACATGCCCTCCACAGCAGTAGAGGCGTTAGAGACTATGGAGGCGTGTTCTATGGCCCCGGAGATGTGGCAGATAACCCCGTCCATGGGGCATAAAACCGGGGCAGGCTGGATGCTTAAGGCCCTGAACCCGGTGTTTGTAGTCTGGGGAGACGTTCCTCAGGATAGATCTGAAATTAAGGAGAGCCTTTTATGA
- the cobM gene encoding precorrin-4 C(11)-methyltransferase, with the protein MTKIPNPVHFVGAGPGAPDLITLRGKTLLETADLVIYAGSLVNPEILLWCRDSAVIMDSASMDLTEQVEAMERSFREGLSVVRLHTGDPSLYGAVAEQKRSLEDRGIPVVFVPGVSSLQASAAALGIQYTVPGGTQTLICTRRAGRTPVPQSESLEKLASHGATMVMFLSSDQAQEVAEDLITGGIAPETPSACVYRASWDDQIVIRSTLLELPGAMRERSIDRQALIIVGQCIDPGTSASLLYDRTFSHGFREGRE; encoded by the coding sequence ATGACGAAAATACCCAACCCAGTCCACTTCGTAGGGGCGGGACCGGGAGCACCGGACCTGATAACCCTGAGAGGCAAGACCCTACTGGAGACGGCGGACCTGGTCATCTACGCCGGAAGTCTGGTAAACCCTGAGATACTCCTTTGGTGCAGGGATAGCGCTGTGATAATGGACTCGGCGTCCATGGACCTGACGGAACAGGTAGAGGCCATGGAGCGGTCCTTCCGGGAGGGCCTGTCGGTGGTCCGACTGCACACCGGTGATCCAAGCCTCTACGGAGCGGTGGCGGAACAGAAAAGGTCGCTGGAGGACAGAGGGATACCGGTGGTGTTCGTGCCAGGGGTAAGCAGCCTTCAGGCGTCGGCTGCGGCCCTTGGGATCCAGTACACCGTTCCAGGAGGGACCCAGACTCTGATCTGCACCAGAAGGGCTGGGAGGACCCCTGTTCCCCAGTCAGAGTCCCTGGAAAAGCTGGCCTCCCACGGGGCCACCATGGTCATGTTTTTGAGCTCCGACCAAGCCCAGGAGGTCGCAGAGGACCTTATAACCGGCGGCATAGCCCCGGAGACCCCCTCCGCCTGCGTCTACAGGGCTTCATGGGACGATCAGATCGTGATCCGGTCCACCTTGCTAGAGCTCCCTGGCGCCATGAGGGAGAGATCCATAGACCGTCAGGCCCTCATAATAGTGGGCCAGTGCATCGATCCAGGCACCTCCGCAAGCCTGCTCTACGACAGGACCTTCTCCCACGGCTTTAGGGAGGGCAGGGAATGA
- a CDS encoding cobalamin biosynthesis protein: MISVFSVSQRGAKTGERCASLVGGEHRRPPRDQLRSSVSQAWGQSKAIVMVGSIGVAVRVIAPLLQDKETDPAVIVVTEDGKTVIPLTGAHLGGGTDLSRSLGTGLEAEVVLTTSSDRTSSIAPDLLCSRWGWKIEGKRGLVDTNGALLDGKDLLYWIEEDQSMPPFPERYLRTPRRDLAQVIVSSKKRGLASDQVQLVPPSTVAGMGCRKGTAKTALLQELTEALEDHGLLIQSVGEIRTAWAKKDEPGLMALGEELGIPVTIMTDDEIKAVQGTFSPSAAEDHLGLPGVAEPCAASAGRLLGPRRAQNGVTVALAHRPLNFVGKLSVVGTGPGDSGYITLQAREAIDRADWVVGYRLYVDQLPQEWLEGKGVERYGMGQEEERVEAALSLARKGYRVALVSGGDPILFGMAGLARNMAMGVPLEVIPGLSAVQAAGATLGAPYSNGLIMLSLSDYLQPWRAIEVALEGAASTDLTVALYNPVRKGLEEKLDKVKYTFTARGYIDGWLIRDAGRPEESMRPIKLAELDHRDVDMRTMILLPGKNTVYRDGVLVDTRGYGKERTDSI, translated from the coding sequence ATGATATCGGTCTTCTCGGTGTCCCAAAGGGGAGCGAAGACCGGCGAACGGTGCGCCTCTTTGGTAGGCGGCGAACACCGCAGGCCCCCTAGAGACCAGCTCAGATCCTCGGTTTCCCAGGCATGGGGGCAGTCCAAGGCCATCGTTATGGTGGGGTCCATCGGGGTGGCTGTGAGGGTGATAGCTCCCCTTCTACAGGACAAGGAGACCGACCCGGCGGTTATAGTGGTGACCGAGGACGGCAAGACGGTTATCCCCCTGACAGGGGCCCATCTTGGAGGAGGGACCGACCTATCCCGTTCCCTGGGAACCGGCCTTGAGGCGGAGGTGGTTCTGACCACCTCCAGCGACAGGACCAGCTCTATAGCCCCGGACCTGCTCTGCTCCCGATGGGGCTGGAAAATAGAGGGCAAAAGAGGCCTGGTAGACACCAACGGAGCCCTCCTGGACGGGAAGGACCTGCTCTACTGGATCGAGGAGGATCAGTCCATGCCCCCCTTTCCCGAGAGATATCTGAGGACCCCCAGGAGGGATCTGGCCCAGGTCATAGTCTCCTCAAAAAAGAGGGGTCTGGCCTCCGACCAGGTCCAGTTAGTCCCGCCTTCGACGGTGGCAGGGATGGGCTGTCGAAAGGGAACCGCCAAGACCGCGCTCCTCCAGGAGCTGACCGAGGCCCTGGAGGACCACGGGCTGCTTATCCAGAGCGTCGGGGAGATAAGGACCGCCTGGGCTAAAAAGGACGAGCCCGGGCTTATGGCCCTAGGGGAGGAGCTGGGCATCCCTGTGACGATTATGACCGACGACGAGATAAAAGCGGTTCAGGGGACCTTCTCCCCATCAGCGGCGGAGGATCACCTAGGTCTGCCAGGGGTGGCCGAGCCCTGTGCTGCAAGCGCCGGAAGGCTCCTAGGGCCTAGAAGGGCCCAAAATGGGGTCACAGTAGCCCTGGCCCACCGGCCCCTTAACTTCGTCGGCAAACTGTCTGTGGTGGGAACAGGACCGGGGGACAGCGGATACATCACCCTTCAGGCCAGAGAGGCCATAGATAGGGCGGACTGGGTCGTGGGGTACAGGCTGTACGTGGACCAGCTCCCCCAGGAATGGCTGGAGGGAAAGGGAGTAGAGAGGTACGGCATGGGCCAGGAGGAGGAAAGGGTCGAGGCGGCTCTGAGCCTGGCCCGGAAGGGCTACAGGGTGGCACTGGTCTCCGGCGGGGACCCTATACTTTTCGGTATGGCGGGCCTCGCCAGAAACATGGCGATGGGAGTACCCCTAGAGGTTATCCCAGGGCTTTCGGCGGTCCAGGCCGCAGGGGCGACCCTGGGGGCCCCCTACTCCAACGGCCTCATAATGCTATCCCTCTCCGATTACCTCCAGCCCTGGCGGGCCATAGAGGTGGCACTGGAGGGAGCGGCCTCCACCGACCTGACGGTGGCCCTGTACAACCCTGTCCGAAAGGGACTGGAGGAAAAGCTGGATAAGGTAAAGTACACCTTTACCGCAAGAGGTTACATCGACGGCTGGCTCATAAGGGACGCAGGGAGGCCGGAGGAATCGATGAGACCGATAAAGCTGGCGGAACTGGACCACCGGGACGTGGACATGAGAACAATGATACTGCTCCCTGGGAAAAACACCGTCTATCGAGACGGCGTTCTCGTAGATACCAGAGGATACGGCAAGGAAAGGACTGACTCTATATGA
- a CDS encoding precorrin-2 C(20)-methyltransferase, protein MKRTLIGIGVGPGDPDLVTVGAIKALKEADVALLPLAKEGGSSVAGSIVKSHLDRDWTSFVFPMKGREEERDGVILDQLERLRPLWEGAATIALPVIGDSTLYATVAWLFMQWRKLDPCMELRLIPGISAHSLAAARTGSFLAMGEERLSILPGTAPYSDLRDSLHASDCAAIYKPSALGEDLPRLMEETGPWPSAVRITKAGLPEERIEVGENALTPCEDYLSILILRRQGEGE, encoded by the coding sequence ATGAAGCGAACCCTTATAGGCATAGGGGTGGGGCCCGGCGACCCGGACCTGGTCACAGTCGGGGCAATTAAGGCCCTGAAGGAGGCCGACGTGGCCCTCCTCCCTCTGGCAAAGGAAGGAGGGTCCAGCGTGGCGGGCAGCATAGTGAAGAGCCATCTGGACCGAGATTGGACCTCCTTCGTCTTCCCCATGAAGGGAAGGGAGGAGGAAAGGGACGGAGTGATACTGGACCAGCTTGAGAGGCTACGCCCCCTTTGGGAGGGAGCCGCCACTATAGCCCTGCCGGTCATAGGGGACTCGACACTCTACGCCACCGTGGCCTGGCTCTTTATGCAGTGGCGTAAGCTGGACCCATGCATGGAGCTGAGGCTGATCCCTGGAATATCCGCCCACTCACTGGCGGCGGCCAGGACCGGTAGCTTTTTGGCAATGGGGGAAGAGAGGCTGTCGATCCTGCCGGGAACCGCTCCCTATTCCGACTTAAGGGACTCCCTTCACGCCTCCGACTGCGCCGCAATCTATAAACCCTCCGCCCTGGGAGAGGATCTGCCCAGGCTGATGGAGGAGACCGGTCCATGGCCATCGGCGGTTCGGATAACCAAAGCGGGATTACCCGAGGAACGTATAGAGGTCGGAGAGAATGCCCTGACCCCCTGCGAAGACTATCTGTCCATACTGATACTTAGACGGCAGGGGGAAGGGGAATGA
- a CDS encoding Rossmann-fold NAD(P)-binding domain-containing protein, producing MNLSCVYLDHRNSTVSQRSGLWEDLDQLEEFVEEGTISECLPLHTCNRVELYMLHSGNELPVEILPTMPLSTLKGLDAVDHLIRVLLGLESMACGESFVVSQVKKEYERYRPLCGPILNRLVQRCLNAASILRTEFHPGRAPSIPWLMVQSLREHRLWPSIKILVLGAGDMGEETAKVLRASQVPFAIANRTDHRAQELASATGGSFLPWDRWEEEAKASDVVIFTTASPEPIMDCGPKSPWCMDMGGSAQVRDMGGKVLSIDHLKERSEELLKDYRKDLTRLERETQETAQAIWADLLTVQGDANRRLAMMRVGQIVESRASQTAQKTGASEEVLRQMAWSVAKAVLAPVLDRQGPHSSRLWRVLAEGVDHDS from the coding sequence ATGAACCTGAGCTGCGTCTATCTGGACCACCGAAACAGCACCGTGTCCCAGAGGTCCGGCCTATGGGAGGACCTGGACCAGCTTGAGGAGTTCGTCGAGGAGGGAACCATCTCCGAGTGTCTGCCCCTCCACACCTGCAACAGGGTGGAGCTGTATATGCTCCACAGCGGCAACGAACTTCCGGTGGAGATCCTTCCCACCATGCCGCTCTCGACGCTAAAGGGCCTCGACGCCGTGGATCACCTCATCAGGGTCCTTCTAGGGCTGGAGAGCATGGCCTGTGGAGAGTCCTTCGTGGTATCCCAGGTCAAAAAAGAGTACGAAAGGTACAGGCCTCTCTGCGGCCCTATCCTCAACAGGTTGGTCCAGCGGTGTCTCAACGCCGCCTCCATACTTAGGACCGAGTTCCATCCCGGCAGGGCCCCGTCCATTCCGTGGCTGATGGTCCAGTCCCTCAGGGAACACCGCCTTTGGCCATCGATAAAAATCCTGGTTCTAGGGGCGGGAGATATGGGAGAGGAGACTGCGAAGGTCCTGAGGGCCTCCCAGGTCCCCTTCGCCATCGCCAACAGGACCGACCACAGAGCCCAGGAGCTCGCATCAGCCACAGGGGGGTCCTTCCTGCCCTGGGACCGGTGGGAGGAGGAAGCCAAGGCCTCCGACGTGGTTATATTCACCACCGCCTCGCCGGAGCCCATTATGGACTGTGGCCCAAAGTCCCCTTGGTGTATGGACATGGGAGGCTCAGCCCAGGTCCGAGATATGGGCGGTAAGGTGCTGTCCATAGACCATCTGAAGGAGAGGTCCGAGGAACTGCTCAAGGACTACCGAAAGGATCTGACCAGGCTGGAGAGGGAGACCCAGGAGACCGCCCAAGCCATATGGGCGGACCTTCTGACCGTCCAGGGGGACGCGAACAGGAGGCTTGCTATGATGAGGGTGGGCCAGATCGTGGAGAGCCGAGCTTCCCAGACCGCCCAGAAAACCGGGGCCTCGGAGGAAGTTCTCAGACAGATGGCATGGAGCGTGGCGAAGGCGGTCCTGGCCCCGGTTCTGGACAGGCAGGGCCCTCACTCCTCCAGGCTATGGCGGGTCCTAGCGGAGGGGGTAGACCATGACTCGTAG
- the hemC gene encoding hydroxymethylbilane synthase yields MTRRFSLMAALDSSLGPVLVVGGGCVGERKIRTLLSADFPVTLVSPEATSGLQGLAGRRQITWHRRTVTEEDFSSHRIAVLALSREDTLSVMALVKSPCLLDCCGAKELGNWSLAAQFRTDGHLIGVGSFGTSPSASADLKMNLQSWLESERERPILFSRKSTLARAQTMEAARALQSLGLPVEIKTMSTCGDSNLSCHLSSFGGYGAFVKCLEEAILEGKGDGAVHSLKDVPTLLPDGLELVAVLPRAATSDLLVSFCPGGLEGLPEGALIGTASLRRKAQLLKLRPDLNFTLIRGNVNTRLAKLDTGEMDGIVLAKAGLDRLGIKPAMATELPTIPSPCQGIIAIEARTGSALAEQARRINHRPTWLMALAERELLRTLQVGCHVPFAAVSSWEGESLHLRAQALSELGDSVDMDISRPVSTDEQAQDLGREMGKRLLSSPEALSMLRASS; encoded by the coding sequence ATGACTCGTAGATTTTCTCTGATGGCAGCGCTGGACAGCTCTCTGGGGCCCGTTCTGGTGGTCGGAGGGGGCTGCGTCGGGGAGAGAAAGATAAGAACCTTGCTCAGCGCCGATTTTCCCGTGACCTTGGTGTCCCCGGAGGCCACGTCAGGGCTTCAGGGCCTGGCTGGCAGGAGGCAGATAACCTGGCACAGGAGGACCGTCACAGAGGAGGACTTCTCGTCCCACAGAATAGCCGTCCTGGCCCTTTCCAGAGAGGACACACTGTCGGTGATGGCCCTGGTGAAAAGCCCCTGCCTTTTGGACTGTTGCGGCGCAAAAGAGCTTGGCAACTGGTCCCTGGCGGCCCAGTTCAGGACCGACGGACACCTTATAGGGGTCGGCAGCTTCGGCACGTCGCCGTCGGCCTCGGCGGACCTCAAGATGAACCTCCAAAGCTGGCTGGAGTCGGAGAGGGAGAGGCCTATCCTATTCAGCAGAAAGAGCACCTTGGCCAGGGCTCAGACAATGGAGGCCGCCAGAGCCCTCCAGTCCCTGGGGCTTCCGGTGGAGATAAAGACCATGTCCACCTGCGGAGACTCTAACCTGAGCTGTCATCTCTCCTCCTTCGGGGGATACGGCGCCTTCGTCAAGTGTCTGGAGGAGGCCATACTGGAGGGCAAGGGAGACGGGGCGGTACACAGCCTTAAAGACGTCCCTACTCTGCTCCCCGACGGCCTAGAGCTGGTGGCGGTGCTTCCCAGGGCGGCCACCTCCGACTTACTGGTGTCCTTCTGCCCAGGAGGGCTGGAGGGACTGCCGGAAGGGGCCCTGATAGGGACCGCCAGCCTGAGGAGAAAGGCCCAGCTTCTGAAGCTCAGGCCGGATCTCAACTTCACCCTCATAAGGGGAAACGTAAACACCAGACTGGCAAAGCTGGACACCGGCGAGATGGACGGCATAGTCCTCGCCAAGGCGGGGCTGGACAGACTGGGCATAAAGCCCGCCATGGCCACCGAGCTCCCCACCATACCGTCGCCCTGTCAGGGGATTATAGCCATAGAGGCCAGGACGGGATCCGCTCTGGCCGAGCAGGCCAGGAGGATAAACCACCGTCCGACCTGGCTCATGGCCCTGGCGGAGAGAGAGCTACTGAGGACCCTTCAGGTTGGCTGTCACGTCCCCTTCGCCGCGGTATCGTCCTGGGAGGGAGAATCGCTCCACCTGAGGGCTCAGGCCCTTTCGGAGCTGGGTGATTCGGTGGATATGGACATATCCAGGCCGGTCTCAACCGACGAGCAGGCCCAGGACCTGGGGAGGGAGATGGGCAAAAGACTGCTCTCCTCCCCTGAGGCCCTCTCCATGCTGAGGGCATCCTCATGA
- the cobA gene encoding uroporphyrinogen-III C-methyltransferase has product MTVFLTGAGCGGPRWLTAEAKEILSQADQVVHDDLIHPDLLQMAPEGCGFHMVGKRKGLHSSSQEDIEALLVDLGGKFEVVVRLKGGDPFVFGRGGEEALALQRAQIPWRYVPGITAAIGGLGSQGIPLTHRGSAETATLVTGHRKDDRDDRELWERMAQAGGTRAIYMGASKGRSIARWLMESGEREDLPCSSVHWGGWGRSTRRDFGLKSVPEDLSSPSIIALGDVASLGLKPEEGPLKGLQVGIVRPYPESWTTARELEALGADCYSLPLLKLKRLEHNWDRDAISRSDWLVLTSPRGAALLPEALDLRRIGGKVVSIGPGTSRALRRIGIEPDHEAASPTSEGLAEALSRLVRPGDRVCFFRNARSSQLPFQAVSTAGAIPLDLKAYSMEASRLPGEDAYRSCWERTGLDSVAFGSAALVEAYFDLFGPLPEGTIPVAWGIHCAEAVRDIFKREPLTMEEPSYQGLVSSLVKLKR; this is encoded by the coding sequence ATGACGGTGTTCTTAACCGGAGCGGGATGCGGAGGCCCCAGATGGCTCACCGCCGAGGCCAAGGAAATCCTTTCCCAGGCGGATCAGGTTGTCCACGACGACCTGATCCACCCGGACCTGCTACAGATGGCCCCGGAGGGATGCGGTTTTCACATGGTGGGCAAGAGAAAGGGACTACACTCTTCGTCCCAGGAGGACATAGAGGCCCTTTTGGTGGACCTGGGAGGTAAGTTTGAGGTCGTGGTGAGGCTGAAGGGGGGTGACCCCTTCGTCTTCGGCCGAGGGGGCGAGGAGGCCCTGGCCCTCCAGAGGGCCCAAATTCCATGGAGATACGTCCCCGGTATCACCGCCGCCATAGGGGGGCTGGGATCCCAGGGGATACCTTTGACCCATAGAGGCTCGGCGGAGACTGCCACACTGGTTACAGGCCACAGAAAGGACGACCGAGACGACCGGGAGCTGTGGGAAAGGATGGCCCAAGCCGGCGGTACCAGGGCCATATATATGGGGGCCTCCAAGGGACGGTCCATAGCCCGGTGGCTTATGGAGTCCGGCGAGAGGGAGGACCTTCCCTGTTCGTCGGTACACTGGGGCGGCTGGGGTCGGTCCACCAGGCGAGACTTCGGTTTGAAATCCGTCCCGGAGGACCTGTCCAGCCCGTCGATAATAGCCCTAGGGGACGTAGCGTCTTTGGGGCTAAAGCCCGAGGAAGGACCGTTGAAGGGGCTCCAGGTAGGAATAGTCAGACCCTACCCCGAGAGCTGGACCACCGCCAGGGAGTTGGAGGCCCTGGGGGCGGACTGCTACTCCCTGCCTCTCCTAAAACTAAAAAGGCTCGAGCATAACTGGGACCGAGACGCCATATCCCGATCGGACTGGCTGGTCCTGACCAGCCCCAGAGGAGCGGCTCTCCTGCCTGAGGCCCTAGATCTCCGTAGGATAGGCGGTAAGGTGGTCTCCATCGGGCCCGGGACCTCCAGAGCCCTCAGAAGGATAGGCATAGAGCCAGACCATGAGGCCGCAAGTCCGACCTCCGAGGGGCTGGCTGAGGCCCTTTCCAGGCTGGTTCGACCGGGAGATAGGGTTTGTTTTTTCCGAAACGCCCGTTCGTCCCAGCTGCCATTTCAGGCCGTATCGACGGCAGGGGCGATTCCCTTGGACCTCAAAGCCTACTCTATGGAGGCATCTAGGCTTCCAGGGGAGGATGCCTATCGGTCCTGCTGGGAAAGGACAGGGCTGGACTCGGTGGCCTTCGGAAGCGCCGCATTGGTGGAGGCCTATTTCGACCTGTTTGGCCCTCTGCCCGAGGGGACAATCCCTGTGGCCTGGGGGATCCACTGCGCCGAGGCGGTGAGGGATATCTTCAAAAGGGAACCATTGACCATGGAGGAGCCGTCCTATCAGGGGCTGGTCTCTTCCCTAGTAAAACTTAAAAGATAA